One Pseudomonas sp. B21_DOA genomic window, CCCTCGAAGCCCTGGTCAAAAGCGGCTTTCCCGAGGGGCCTTACCAATTGCCCGATTCGTTGCGTGGCTGGCGCCGCGAATTGCTCGGCCAGAAGCTGCTCGACAGCCTGGCCACCGCCGGAGAACAGCCTTGAAACGTATTTGCTCCATCTACCAAAGCTCCAAGCGCAGCGGCATGTATCTTTACGTGCTCAAGAGCGATGCGCTCGAGCGCGTGCCGGATGCGCTGATGACGGCTTTCGGCAAAGCGAAGCATTCGTTCGATCTGGTGCTGTCGCCCGAGCGCAAACTGGCCAGCGAAGATATTACTGTGGTCCTGGAAAACCTCGACAAGCAGGGCTATCACCTGCAGATGCCACCGGCCGAGGACGAGTACATCGAGCACCTGCCCGAAGAGTTGCTGCGACGCAACGACCCGGTCTGACCCGCGAGGCCCTGTCCTGGGCCTCGGTTAACCCTGGAACTGTTTTTACCGCGATGGCCGGCCCCAACCCGGCGGCCGTCTGCACGGTTTGCGAAAGGTTTGAAGATGCGCGTTCTGATTGCCGAACACGACCACGCGATATACGCCCGCCTGCTGCGTCAGGCACTGCCCGAGCTTGAAGTCCTGACCAGCGGCGACTCCGCCGAACTGGCGCGTCAGGCCGCCGATTGCCCGGTGTGGCTGGGCCAGCCGGATCTGCTGGCGACCCTGCTGCGCCAAGGGCATCAACCGCAATGGCTGCAATCGACCTGGGCCGGC contains:
- a CDS encoding YcgL domain-containing protein; this translates as MKRICSIYQSSKRSGMYLYVLKSDALERVPDALMTAFGKAKHSFDLVLSPERKLASEDITVVLENLDKQGYHLQMPPAEDEYIEHLPEELLRRNDPV